In the genome of Corythoichthys intestinalis isolate RoL2023-P3 chromosome 19, ASM3026506v1, whole genome shotgun sequence, one region contains:
- the fez2b gene encoding fasciculation and elongation protein zeta-2 isoform X2, with protein MAAAPLAHFDEDWQDFNEFKESSVAQLDQLNSNVAAAAGGPDDLSDLDNSFSGEICSFQSMEDLVHDFDEKLTVCFRNYNTTTEHIAPIKPITEDNYLKDDEVWNALTDKYGNVMPVDWKTSHTRSLHLPALNLNRRQKPDNRSLDLSDDEELREQMDMHSIIVSCVNDEPLFTAEQVIEEIEEMMQESPDEDESPSGSDLSRDLGGLGRAASDGGYRERLRQLSTPELSEALEEVESAIRGFSEELVRALALRDELEYEKEVKNSFISLLIDVQNRQKEHRDLLRKKKKIRAATGADGQRGVGANVPGTYLTTVIPYEKKIGYPAVEDLQILTKILHAMRDDSDKVPALLTDYILKVLCPT; from the exons ATGGCGGCGGCTCCGTTAGCCCACTTCGACGAGGACTGGCAGGACTTCAACGAATTCAAGGAGTCGTCCGTCGCCCAACTGGACCAGCTCAACTCCAACgtggcggcggcggcgggggGCCCGGACGATTTGTCCGACCTGGACAACAGTTTCTCGGGGGAGATTTGCAGCTTCCAGTCCATGGAGGATCTCGTTCACGACTTCGACGAGAAGCTAACCGTCTGCTTCCGCAATTATAACACTACCACGGAGCACATAGCCCCCATCAAACCTATCACGGAGGATAATTACCTCAAAGACGACGA GGTGTGGAACGCTCTGACGGACAAATACGGCAACGTGATGCCCGTGGACTGGAAGACGTCGCACACGCGCTCGCTTCACCTGCCCGCCCTCAACCTCAATCGACGgcag AAGCCGGACAACCGGTCTTTGGACCTGTCGGACGACGAGGAGCTGAGGGAGCAGATGGACATGCACTCCATCATCGTCTCCTGCGTTAACGACGAGCCGCTCTTCACTGCCGAGCAG GTCATCGAAGAGATCGAAGAGATGATGCAAGAGTCTCCGGACGAGGACGAGAGCCCCTCCGGGTCCGATCTGTCCCGGGACCTCGGCGGCCTCGGGCGCGCCGCCTCCGACGGCGGCTACCGAGAAC GCTTGCGTCAGCTGTCGACGCCGGAGCTGAGCGAGGCGCTGGAGGAGGTGGAGTCGGCCATCCGCGGCTTCAGCGAGGAGCTCGTCCGGGCCTTGGCCCTGAGGGACGAGCTGGAGTACGAGAAGGAG GTGAAGAACAGCTTCATCTCGCTGCTGATCGACGTGCAGAACAGGCAGAAGGAGCACCGCGATCTCTTGCGCAAGAAGAAGAAGATCCGCGCCGCGACGGGAGCCGACGGCCAGAGGGGCGTCGGCGCCAACGTCCCGGGCACG TACCTGACCACAGTGATCCCCTACGAGAAGAAAATAGGCTACCCTGCCGTGGAAGACCTCCAGATCCTGACAAAGA TCCTTCACGCCATGAGGGACGACAGCGACAAAGTTCCCGCCCTGCTCACGGATTACATCCTCAAAG TTCTCTGTCCCACGTAA
- the fez2b gene encoding fasciculation and elongation protein zeta-2 isoform X1, producing the protein MAAAPLAHFDEDWQDFNEFKESSVAQLDQLNSNVAAAAGGPDDLSDLDNSFSGEICSFQSMEDLVHDFDEKLTVCFRNYNTTTEHIAPIKPITEDNYLKDDEVWNALTDKYGNVMPVDWKTSHTRSLHLPALNLNRRQKPDNRSLDLSDDEELREQMDMHSIIVSCVNDEPLFTAEQVIEEIEEMMQESPDEDESPSGSDLSRDLGGLGRAASDGGYRERLRQLSTPELSEALEEVESAIRGFSEELVRALALRDELEYEKEVKNSFISLLIDVQNRQKEHRDLLRKKKKIRAATGADGQRGVGANVPGTRLTLEGLSNVIQNGLRQTFGTTGGDKQYLTTVIPYEKKIGYPAVEDLQILTKILHAMRDDSDKVPALLTDYILKVLCPT; encoded by the exons ATGGCGGCGGCTCCGTTAGCCCACTTCGACGAGGACTGGCAGGACTTCAACGAATTCAAGGAGTCGTCCGTCGCCCAACTGGACCAGCTCAACTCCAACgtggcggcggcggcgggggGCCCGGACGATTTGTCCGACCTGGACAACAGTTTCTCGGGGGAGATTTGCAGCTTCCAGTCCATGGAGGATCTCGTTCACGACTTCGACGAGAAGCTAACCGTCTGCTTCCGCAATTATAACACTACCACGGAGCACATAGCCCCCATCAAACCTATCACGGAGGATAATTACCTCAAAGACGACGA GGTGTGGAACGCTCTGACGGACAAATACGGCAACGTGATGCCCGTGGACTGGAAGACGTCGCACACGCGCTCGCTTCACCTGCCCGCCCTCAACCTCAATCGACGgcag AAGCCGGACAACCGGTCTTTGGACCTGTCGGACGACGAGGAGCTGAGGGAGCAGATGGACATGCACTCCATCATCGTCTCCTGCGTTAACGACGAGCCGCTCTTCACTGCCGAGCAG GTCATCGAAGAGATCGAAGAGATGATGCAAGAGTCTCCGGACGAGGACGAGAGCCCCTCCGGGTCCGATCTGTCCCGGGACCTCGGCGGCCTCGGGCGCGCCGCCTCCGACGGCGGCTACCGAGAAC GCTTGCGTCAGCTGTCGACGCCGGAGCTGAGCGAGGCGCTGGAGGAGGTGGAGTCGGCCATCCGCGGCTTCAGCGAGGAGCTCGTCCGGGCCTTGGCCCTGAGGGACGAGCTGGAGTACGAGAAGGAG GTGAAGAACAGCTTCATCTCGCTGCTGATCGACGTGCAGAACAGGCAGAAGGAGCACCGCGATCTCTTGCGCAAGAAGAAGAAGATCCGCGCCGCGACGGGAGCCGACGGCCAGAGGGGCGTCGGCGCCAACGTCCCGGGCACG CGCCTCACACTGGAGGGACTCTCCAATGTCATTCAAAATGGCCTCCGACAAACTTTTGGCACCACGGGAGGGGACAAACAG TACCTGACCACAGTGATCCCCTACGAGAAGAAAATAGGCTACCCTGCCGTGGAAGACCTCCAGATCCTGACAAAGA TCCTTCACGCCATGAGGGACGACAGCGACAAAGTTCCCGCCCTGCTCACGGATTACATCCTCAAAG TTCTCTGTCCCACGTAA
- the si:ch211-57i17.5 gene encoding usherin, with product MAAVAAGALLLMAAMLGLALRKALRKAPLTRARPPLVAPRQPGANAVYPASDSVLFDTAGVVSSVTLKSFTMKTEEAPEAKCQEEVVRGTSLRRSVSRASATEARGHDSGMFMDDEEFVDSVKGFSTVRKEHTMFTDTNL from the exons ATGGCGGCCGTGGCGGCCGGGGCCTTGTtgctgatggccgccatgttaggACTGGCCCTCCGCAAG GCGCTGAGGAAAGCCCCCTTGACCAGAGCGAGACCGCCCCTGGTGGCTCCGCGGCAGCCCGGCGCCAATGCCGTTTATCCGGCAAGCGACTCCGTTTTG TTCGACACGGCAGGCGTGGTCAGCAGCGTCACCCTCAAGTCTTTCACCATGAAGACGGAG GAGGCGCCGGAGGCCAAATGCCAGGAAGAAGTAGTCCGCGGGACTTCCTTGAGACGCAGCGTCAGCCGGGCGTCAGCGACCGAAGCGCGGGGCCATGACAGCGGAATG TTCATGGACGACGAGGAGTTTGTGGACAGCGTGAAAGGGTTCAGCACGGTGAGAAAGGAGCACACCATGTTCACCGACACAAACTTGTGA